A single region of the Acidobacteriota bacterium genome encodes:
- a CDS encoding carboxypeptidase regulatory-like domain-containing protein, translating into MRRILLGAACTGLALGLSTGLTADRLHAQPPGPALTVTGTLVDEEGAPAAGLDLELRPYPSRYERRLDDLGESGRLGAAVDSTRSGPDGAFTLTASAVGPYRLDISAPPGSAASGSRHVAVAPVSHSLAPLAAPIVLPPIEVPHWHTLTIGAKDLDGRPVEGALVVADPTLWRSERAEASDVRPRWNQPQKRIYPRFWRAATRTDAAGMATFSMPTAEVNAFVSAPGFRLRAGPIGKPGGVFELTRGVGVTIRVLDSRGRPAPRAVVTVGESQDVPLALTDERGEATVGLTSDQGLIYQAVAEDQSLAWTAPLGPGTGGAGAPANVEVRLRPPAEIAGSVTDASTGGPVPGAAIWHRPGEQARSGPGGAFVLRTWLHRGRAQVGIAADGYQATSAMVTVERLGSGDGVDIVLAPAALLGGQVVDGAGRPVAGAALWIEPTGRSGGWSIGPGAWRATSAADGSFFISGVASGHAYRLNAEADGYAPEAVAISAAPPGTTREPVRVVLTRGRLVRGVITDTHGAPIAGAEVALLPVAATGYGGYSTNIAARRTSTTDARGAFEFAGTPPGRHELTASHPEHVSVQATAFEVPPGEGTKDVGTLTLDVGAAIEGVVRDFQRRPVGGAQVKVHQSNIDHLRPLDPEVRTALTETDGTFRIAGLRAEPADLVVEAEGYERFEMAAVRPQAGGLIEVQLGEGARLVGRVFDADGEGVANAYIWLRLDRQPGLSRTAWSPDAPRHNATTDSDGRFLFEALGAGPWFVEVVGEQLAEDFGAIPLRPGEEREIELHLRARARLAGVVTDAYGEPVAGAEILVQPRDAAGQVTGTHHSARTDAGGGYQADRVPSGPARIVARHPDYRDGVAEVVIEGGANEVDLKLQPGWEISGTVTTAAGAPLALARVEAYLIEPPASLDEPADARRQVLPRVPLEAVTDQSGNYRIGGLDDGRYELRAHADGYARAASGRFPVRVEGGSVAGVDFVLHRGITLRGVVTGRPSDALAGVAVRATQERLLGAMTTPDLEGRFQMNDLGPGKWTISAVEGDGRAVERSVTLETGPGEAFVELNFEPGFTLTGEVRSQGQPLAGGEVHLVEGARRYGPARTVRIDQQGRFRIDGLAAGSFRVMIAEPSGVTHSREIELQADQDIFVDLNPPAVLAGTVIDAATREPLAGVNLVVVVVDPEAEVAPGAEEEWIPAGFTQSNANGEYRLEFAPRKATSLMVQRQGYDGFGVPLDLVPGERRGGFLIELQPE; encoded by the coding sequence ATGCGGAGAATCCTGCTCGGCGCCGCTTGCACGGGCTTGGCGCTTGGTCTCTCGACCGGCCTGACCGCCGATCGTCTGCACGCGCAGCCGCCCGGTCCCGCACTGACGGTCACGGGAACCCTGGTCGACGAGGAGGGCGCGCCGGCCGCGGGTCTGGATCTCGAACTGCGGCCCTACCCGAGCCGCTACGAGCGCCGGCTCGACGATCTTGGCGAGTCCGGCCGCTTGGGCGCTGCCGTGGACTCGACCCGATCCGGTCCGGACGGCGCTTTCACGCTGACCGCGTCGGCCGTCGGGCCGTACCGGCTGGACATCTCCGCCCCGCCAGGAAGCGCGGCGTCCGGTAGCCGCCACGTCGCGGTGGCGCCCGTGTCCCACAGCCTGGCGCCGCTGGCGGCGCCGATCGTCCTGCCGCCCATCGAAGTCCCTCACTGGCACACGCTGACAATCGGCGCGAAGGACCTCGACGGCCGACCCGTCGAAGGTGCCCTGGTCGTAGCCGACCCCACCCTGTGGCGTTCGGAACGCGCAGAAGCGAGCGATGTTCGGCCGCGATGGAATCAGCCCCAGAAACGGATCTACCCGCGCTTCTGGCGCGCGGCCACACGAACCGACGCCGCCGGAATGGCCACGTTCTCGATGCCGACCGCGGAGGTGAACGCCTTCGTTTCGGCGCCCGGGTTCCGGCTGCGCGCGGGACCCATCGGAAAGCCCGGCGGTGTCTTTGAACTGACGCGCGGAGTCGGCGTCACCATCCGCGTGCTGGATTCGCGCGGAAGGCCGGCGCCACGCGCCGTGGTCACCGTCGGCGAGAGCCAGGACGTGCCGCTGGCATTGACCGACGAACGCGGCGAAGCGACGGTAGGCCTCACGTCGGACCAAGGCCTCATCTACCAGGCGGTCGCCGAGGATCAGTCCCTTGCCTGGACCGCTCCCCTGGGGCCGGGGACTGGCGGTGCGGGCGCGCCCGCGAACGTCGAGGTCCGGCTCAGGCCGCCGGCCGAGATCGCCGGTAGCGTCACCGACGCCAGCACCGGAGGTCCGGTCCCCGGCGCGGCGATCTGGCACCGGCCCGGTGAGCAGGCGCGATCGGGCCCGGGCGGCGCCTTCGTCCTGCGCACCTGGCTCCACCGGGGCCGGGCGCAGGTCGGCATCGCCGCCGACGGCTACCAGGCGACCAGCGCCATGGTAACGGTCGAGCGACTCGGGTCCGGGGATGGAGTCGACATCGTGCTGGCGCCGGCGGCGCTTCTCGGCGGTCAGGTCGTCGACGGGGCCGGCCGGCCGGTCGCGGGCGCCGCGCTGTGGATCGAACCGACAGGCCGAAGTGGCGGCTGGAGCATCGGCCCCGGCGCCTGGAGGGCGACTTCGGCCGCCGACGGGTCCTTCTTCATCTCCGGCGTCGCCTCCGGGCACGCCTACCGTCTCAATGCCGAAGCAGACGGCTACGCGCCGGAAGCCGTCGCGATTTCTGCGGCGCCCCCAGGCACGACCAGGGAACCCGTTCGCGTCGTGCTCACCCGCGGCCGGCTCGTCCGGGGGGTCATCACCGATACGCACGGCGCTCCCATTGCAGGCGCTGAGGTCGCCCTGCTACCGGTCGCGGCAACGGGATACGGCGGCTACTCAACGAACATCGCCGCCAGGCGAACCAGCACGACCGACGCTCGCGGTGCGTTCGAGTTCGCCGGCACCCCACCCGGACGCCACGAGCTGACCGCGAGCCATCCCGAGCACGTCAGCGTCCAGGCGACGGCATTCGAGGTGCCGCCAGGCGAGGGGACGAAGGACGTGGGTACCCTCACGCTCGATGTCGGCGCGGCGATCGAGGGCGTCGTGCGCGACTTCCAGCGCCGCCCGGTGGGCGGCGCCCAGGTCAAGGTCCACCAGAGCAACATCGACCATCTCCGGCCTCTCGACCCGGAAGTCCGGACCGCGCTGACGGAAACGGACGGCACGTTTCGCATCGCCGGACTGCGCGCCGAACCGGCCGACCTCGTGGTCGAGGCCGAAGGCTACGAACGGTTCGAGATGGCAGCGGTGCGCCCGCAGGCTGGGGGCCTGATCGAGGTCCAGTTGGGCGAGGGGGCCAGACTCGTGGGCCGGGTTTTCGACGCGGACGGCGAGGGCGTCGCCAACGCGTACATCTGGCTCAGACTCGACCGCCAACCGGGCCTCAGCCGCACAGCGTGGAGTCCCGATGCTCCCAGACACAATGCGACAACCGACAGCGATGGCCGCTTCCTGTTCGAGGCTCTCGGGGCGGGACCCTGGTTCGTCGAGGTCGTTGGCGAGCAGTTGGCGGAAGACTTCGGCGCCATCCCGCTTCGGCCGGGCGAAGAGCGCGAGATCGAACTCCACCTGCGCGCCCGGGCCCGACTCGCCGGCGTGGTAACCGACGCGTACGGCGAGCCCGTCGCCGGAGCGGAGATCCTCGTTCAGCCGCGCGACGCGGCAGGTCAGGTGACAGGAACGCACCACAGCGCCCGAACCGATGCCGGCGGCGGCTACCAGGCCGACCGCGTTCCCTCGGGTCCCGCACGGATCGTCGCCCGCCATCCGGACTACCGGGACGGTGTGGCGGAGGTGGTGATCGAGGGTGGAGCGAACGAAGTCGATCTCAAGCTGCAACCGGGCTGGGAGATCTCCGGAACCGTCACCACAGCCGCCGGCGCGCCGCTGGCCCTTGCAAGAGTCGAGGCCTACCTGATCGAGCCGCCGGCCTCGCTGGACGAACCGGCCGACGCCCGGCGACAGGTCCTTCCCAGGGTCCCCCTGGAGGCCGTCACCGACCAGAGCGGCAACTACCGAATCGGCGGTCTGGACGACGGGAGGTACGAACTACGGGCCCACGCGGACGGCTACGCGCGCGCCGCGTCAGGCCGTTTCCCGGTGCGTGTCGAGGGCGGGTCGGTCGCCGGCGTCGACTTCGTGCTGCACCGGGGCATCACCTTGCGCGGCGTCGTAACCGGCCGGCCGTCCGATGCACTAGCCGGCGTCGCGGTGAGGGCGACGCAGGAACGCCTCCTCGGCGCCATGACGACACCCGACCTCGAGGGCCGCTTCCAGATGAACGATCTCGGACCAGGGAAGTGGACCATCAGCGCCGTAGAGGGCGATGGCCGCGCCGTCGAACGATCGGTGACCCTCGAAACCGGCCCTGGAGAGGCGTTCGTCGAACTGAACTTCGAACCCGGCTTCACCCTGACCGGCGAAGTTCGATCCCAGGGTCAACCTCTCGCCGGCGGCGAGGTCCACCTGGTCGAAGGCGCCCGGAGGTACGGTCCGGCGCGCACCGTGCGGATCGATCAGCAGGGCCGGTTCCGCATCGACGGCCTCGCCGCCGGGTCATTCAGGGTGATGATCGCGGAACCGAGTGGCGTCACCCACTCCCGAGAGATCGAACTCCAGGCCGACCAGGACATCTTCGTCGACCTGAATCCGCCGGCCGTGCTGGCCGGGACCGTCATCGACGCCGCTACCCGGGAACCCCTTGCCGGCGTCAACCTGGTCGTGGTTGTCGTGGATCCCGAAGCGGAGGTCGCCCCGGGCGCCGAGGAGGAGTGGATCCCCGCCGGCTTCACCCAGAGCAACGCCAACGGCGAGTACCGGCTTGAATTCGCCCCTCGAAAGGCGACCTCCCTGATGGTCCAGCGGCAAGGCTACGACGGGTTCGGCGTACCCCTCGACCTCGTACCGGGCGAACGCCGCGGAGGCTTCCTGATCGAGCTCCAGCCCGAGTAG
- a CDS encoding class I SAM-dependent methyltransferase codes for MRAGAASESQAEPSSFRDPAGQVIEGRDGRIFRSVAPAAVEEYRYVRKCGLVDALVVEGRLVAAEEVDPVEAGVLPPPGGLVLEHPRLPFISYPYEWPFSLLKEAALHHLEMQIRLLDRDISLSDASAYNVQFKGAKPVFIDWLSLRRYREGEYWEGHSQFCEQFLNPLLLAAELGVPHNAWYRGMQEGIPARELAALLPRRKRWSPRMQAHVLLPLRFERRAGSRSEAAKRTERRPLPRNAYRGLLTQLRRWIEGLRPKGTDTTWSDYSLLTSYDTGEASRKAESVRSFIAEAPPEQLWDLGCNTGEFSAIALEEGVRDVIGFDADFGALESACARAQSDRLRFLPLYQDLANPSPDQGWSQVERRSLARRSRSVGALVALAVLHHLAIGRNVPLPRIAAWLVSLAPRGLVEFVPQGDPRVDDLLTLRGDRFADYTPEAWEAALEPYAAIRHVETVSASGRRLYTYERR; via the coding sequence GTGCGGGCCGGGGCTGCGAGCGAGTCCCAGGCCGAGCCTTCCTCTTTCCGCGATCCGGCGGGGCAGGTGATCGAGGGCCGGGACGGCCGCATCTTCAGAAGCGTCGCGCCGGCCGCGGTAGAGGAGTACCGCTACGTGCGGAAGTGTGGTCTCGTCGATGCACTGGTCGTCGAGGGGCGACTGGTGGCGGCGGAGGAAGTGGACCCGGTCGAGGCCGGCGTCCTGCCACCGCCCGGCGGGTTGGTCCTGGAACATCCCCGGCTGCCCTTCATCTCCTATCCGTACGAGTGGCCCTTCTCGCTGCTGAAGGAGGCGGCGCTCCATCACCTGGAAATGCAGATCCGGCTGCTCGACAGGGACATCTCGCTCTCCGACGCGAGCGCTTACAACGTGCAGTTCAAGGGCGCCAAGCCGGTGTTCATCGACTGGCTCTCGCTCCGGCGCTACCGCGAGGGCGAGTACTGGGAGGGCCACTCGCAGTTCTGCGAGCAGTTCCTCAACCCGCTGCTGCTGGCGGCGGAGCTCGGCGTTCCACACAACGCCTGGTATCGCGGGATGCAGGAGGGAATCCCGGCCCGCGAACTGGCGGCTCTGCTGCCGCGTCGGAAGCGCTGGTCACCGAGGATGCAGGCGCACGTCCTGCTGCCGCTTCGATTCGAACGCCGCGCCGGCTCGCGGAGCGAAGCGGCGAAGCGGACAGAGAGACGTCCGCTGCCGCGCAACGCGTACCGTGGTCTCCTCACCCAGCTCCGGCGCTGGATCGAGGGTCTCAGGCCCAAGGGCACGGACACGACGTGGAGCGACTACTCGCTGCTGACCAGCTACGACACGGGCGAAGCCTCGCGCAAGGCTGAGTCCGTGCGCTCGTTCATCGCCGAGGCGCCGCCGGAACAGCTCTGGGATCTTGGTTGCAACACAGGCGAGTTCTCCGCGATTGCCCTGGAAGAGGGCGTTCGGGACGTGATTGGTTTCGATGCCGATTTCGGCGCGCTGGAGAGCGCCTGCGCGCGGGCGCAGTCCGATCGGCTGCGGTTCCTGCCGCTGTACCAGGACCTGGCGAATCCATCGCCGGACCAGGGATGGTCGCAGGTGGAGAGGCGTTCGCTGGCGCGCCGCTCCCGGAGCGTGGGTGCTCTGGTGGCGCTGGCCGTCCTCCACCACCTGGCCATCGGCCGCAACGTACCGCTGCCCCGGATCGCGGCCTGGCTCGTCTCCCTGGCGCCGCGGGGGCTGGTCGAGTTCGTGCCCCAGGGCGACCCGCGGGTCGACGACCTGCTCACGTTGCGGGGCGATCGCTTCGCCGACTACACGCCGGAGGCGTGGGAGGCGGCACTCGAGCCGTACGCCGCGATCCGCCATGTGGAAACAGTGTCGGCGAGCGGGCGGAGGTTGTACACGTACGAGCGGCGGTGA
- a CDS encoding SDR family NAD(P)-dependent oxidoreductase, with amino-acid sequence MDIANRIMVVTGGASGIGKALAEAFHREGARHVVVADRDEAGAKEVGEAIGGTGVGLDVADEGAVRGLVAATQSNIGPIDLFMSNAGFVTMGGLEVPNKEINDQWEVHVMSHVYAARAVLPSMIERGEGYIMSTASAAGLLTQIGSLAYSLTKHAAVALAEWIAITHGHQGIRVSVHCPQAVKTNIGANSPDRNRRRGLSVGVASGDGVLTAEQAADACIDAVRQERFWVLPHPEVAEYVRRKATDVDRWLHGMRRFQGRLYEGQRLPGDWFVDAQGD; translated from the coding sequence GTGGACATAGCGAACAGGATCATGGTCGTCACCGGCGGCGCCTCGGGAATCGGCAAGGCGCTGGCCGAGGCGTTTCACCGCGAGGGGGCTCGTCACGTCGTGGTCGCCGACCGCGACGAGGCTGGGGCCAAGGAAGTCGGCGAGGCGATCGGCGGCACGGGCGTAGGACTGGACGTGGCGGACGAGGGAGCGGTGCGCGGCCTGGTCGCGGCGACGCAGTCGAACATCGGCCCGATCGACCTCTTCATGTCGAACGCCGGCTTCGTGACGATGGGTGGGCTCGAGGTCCCCAACAAGGAGATCAACGATCAGTGGGAGGTCCACGTGATGTCCCATGTCTACGCCGCGCGGGCCGTCCTGCCCTCGATGATCGAGCGCGGCGAGGGATACATCATGAGCACGGCCTCCGCGGCCGGTCTGCTGACCCAGATCGGTTCGCTCGCCTACTCGCTGACCAAGCACGCGGCGGTGGCGCTGGCCGAGTGGATCGCGATCACCCACGGCCACCAGGGCATCCGGGTCTCCGTGCACTGCCCGCAGGCGGTGAAGACGAACATCGGCGCCAACAGCCCCGACCGGAACCGCCGGCGGGGCCTGTCCGTCGGCGTGGCCTCGGGCGACGGCGTCCTCACGGCCGAACAGGCCGCCGACGCCTGCATCGACGCGGTCCGCCAGGAGCGTTTCTGGGTCCTTCCCCACCCCGAAGTCGCGGAGTACGTCCGGCGCAAGGCGACCGACGTTGACCGCTGGCTGCACGGCATGAGGCGCTTCCAGGGGAGGCTCTACGAAGGGCAGCGACTCCCGGGCGACTGGTTCGTCGACGCCCAGGGCGACTGA